A segment of the Acidobacteriota bacterium genome:
TCCGGTGGAGTACTTCGAGAGCGGTATCTCCCTCGACTCATGTTTCTCAACCGGTGATCCTCGCCCTTCCACTACGGCTTGGCCGAACGATTGCCTTCGATGCCCGCTTTTGGACTGTCCCACCCGAAACCTCCCAAACGCCAGGCTCCAGGCTTAGCCAAGCGTCCCTTTCCCGTCGTCGCGAAGATCGCGATCGAGGACCTTTACGCCCGAAGGGAAAAAAGTTTGTGACCGATTCCGTTTTCGGGCGTTGTATTGACTAGAGCGCGAAAATACGAGCTCCGTCGAAGGAAATGAGATGCTCAATCCATGGCACTTGGCTTGCGACGGCATTGACCTCCAGATTTCTTCAGGGCAGGCCCCACCTGCCCCGCTTGTGCCCGCCGACTGGCGAAACGCCGAATCCGGATGCGCCGGAATTCTTCCCCGGAAGGAGGCTGTATGAGAACACGCACCAAAAATGATGACCGGGAATTCAGGATCGCCTTGTTGCTGCTGCTGGCCTTGTTGCTTCTGGCCAGCCTGCCGGGCTGAGTAGCGCCGCACGCGCCGGACTGGTCCTCGGTGCGAGATGTAAAGCCGAGGTGGAGACCCAGGTGCGGCTGCACGTTCGAGCTGGGGGCAACGCTTCCGCAAGACCGTGGAAGACCAGTCGCAGGCAGCGGGACCCTCGGCCCCCGCGTGAGACTAGTAGATCGGAACGAGTTCCCATGAAAGGTCACACATGAATCCGGAAGCATCCCTCGAGGACCTCATCGACGGAGTCGCGCTGAGCCTCCTGATCGTCGTGGCGGCGTTCTTTGCTTTGCAGGTCGCCTGCTGAACCGAGGCCATTCCCAGGGACGCGGATCCCTTGGGTTCGGGGCCATTGACAGCCTGTTTGCCGCCTGTTCAGCGCGTCAATAACAGGGAGCCAACCACACTGCCGATTCGGCGTATAATCGGGTCAATGACTGATTACGCGAGCCCTCCGGAGAAAGACGCTCGCAGGAGTGACGAAAGCAAGCTGCGCTGGACCGGCGGCGGCTGGGTGCTGCCTGGTGGGACGAGCGACGTTCCGGTCATCGACGCGCACTACCACATCTTCCCCCGGCTCGGATCGCAGCCGCAGGGGATCCCTCCCGCTCTGCGATTGAAGTTCTGGCAGTACCATTCACGCGAGTGGATCGACTTCTGGCGGACCGACACGGGCGAACACGTCGACGAACGCCTGCTGGAATTCGGTTCGCACTCCATCGCCGACATGCCGGACGTGGGGTTTCACCTGACCGGCCACGGGCAGGCGGAGATCACCGTCGACGGGGTCTCCTATCGGATGCAGATCTACCCGCCCAGCCTGACCAACAACGAAGCCGGCCCGGAGCGGATGGTGGCGGAGATGGACATGGCGGGCGTCGACATCGGCGTGCTGCAGTCGGACCATGTCTACGGCGATCTCAACGAGTACTACGCAGAGGCGGCCGCGCGGTATCCGGGCCGGTTCATCCCGCTGGCACAGATCTGGGAGCCGGAAGCGGACGACGCCGGCCGGCTGTCCCGCCTGCGGGAAGGGTTCGATGAGCTGGGCATGCGCGGCCTCTACTTCAGCGTCGAGCCGCTGTCGGTGATGCAGGTCGACCGCTCGCTGAACGATCCCACGTTCGACGCCCTCTGGCAGGTGGTGGAGGAGCGGGCGCTTCCGGTGTTCTGGTTCCTGGACGACCGTGCGTTGGACCGGGTGGGCCTGTTCATGCGCCGCGTCGCGGAGCTGGACGAGTGGACCGGGCGCCACCCCGACGTGTCGTGCGTGATCACCCACGGCCTGGTGCCGGCTGCGATCATCCACCAGATCGGCGTGCCGGAGGAGCTGCTGCAGGTGCTCGAACGGCCGCAGGTGCACGCCGAGATGCTGATGCCGGCCAAGTGGCCCGATTACCCTTACGCCGAAGGCCAGAAGCTCTTACGGGTACTGCGCGACCTCGTCGGCGCCGGGTCGCTGCTGTGGGGGAGCGACAGCCCGTACGGGATGTCGCAGTGGTGCACCTACCGCCAGTCGCTCGACTTTATCCGCGTCCACTGCGACTTCCTCACGGCAGCGGAGAAGTCGTCGATCCTGGGCGGCAATGCCGCCCGGTTGTTCGGCCTGGTGCGCGAGGCGCCGCGAAGCTGAAGCCGCCGGA
Coding sequences within it:
- a CDS encoding amidohydrolase family protein; the encoded protein is MTDYASPPEKDARRSDESKLRWTGGGWVLPGGTSDVPVIDAHYHIFPRLGSQPQGIPPALRLKFWQYHSREWIDFWRTDTGEHVDERLLEFGSHSIADMPDVGFHLTGHGQAEITVDGVSYRMQIYPPSLTNNEAGPERMVAEMDMAGVDIGVLQSDHVYGDLNEYYAEAAARYPGRFIPLAQIWEPEADDAGRLSRLREGFDELGMRGLYFSVEPLSVMQVDRSLNDPTFDALWQVVEERALPVFWFLDDRALDRVGLFMRRVAELDEWTGRHPDVSCVITHGLVPAAIIHQIGVPEELLQVLERPQVHAEMLMPAKWPDYPYAEGQKLLRVLRDLVGAGSLLWGSDSPYGMSQWCTYRQSLDFIRVHCDFLTAAEKSSILGGNAARLFGLVREAPRS